CTGACCGGGAAGGAACTGAAAGCCTTTACGGTCAGAGTCGTTAACAAAGGCGAGGTCAAAGGTCTTCAGGTCACGGGCATCATTCTCAATCACCACCCTCTCAATGCGCATCGGCAAAGGCAGATAGGGGTTGTTCATTTTACTCCTCCGGAAATTCCTTGAGCAGTCTTTCCACTGTCGTGCGAATGTCAATATTTGCGGGGCAGGCAATGATACACCTGCCGCAACCAACGCAGGAGATTACGCCCGCCTGTTCAACCGTGTAGTAGAACTTGTCCATCACCCGGTTGCGATACCTTGCTCTTGGGTCAAGGCGCGGGTTATGACCAGAGGCATGCCGGGAGTAAAGGGTAAACTGGCAGGAGTCCCAGACCCGGCAGCGAACCGTGCTGCCACGAACTGTCTCATCGGTGACATCAAAGCAGTGGCAGGTCGGGCAGAGAAATGTGCAGGCGCCGCAGTTGACGCAGTTAAGGGCAAGGGTCTCCCAGATTTTGCTCGCAAACGCCTTTGGCAGGACCTCTTGCAGTTTTGCCGTGTCAATGCGCAAAGGGATTTCCGCCTCTGCCTTCTTCCTCAGTTTTGCCCCTGCGGTCAGGTGTTCATTCTTTGCCTCAGGATAACCGGCAATCAGTTTCTCCCCTTTTGCGGTTAGCGGCTCGGCGAGGAAAAGATCACCCAAATCGGTCAAAAGCAAATCCATACCGGTTGCGTCGTGCGGGCTACCACCGAGGGCAAGACAGAAGCAGGTGGGCGCGGTGCGGTTGCAGGCAAGCCCGATAAAGGTTGTCTTTTCCCGTCTTGCCTTGACATAAGGGTCGGTCTTGCCTTCAATGGTATAGAACTTCTCAAGAAATGCGATTGCCCGGGCATCGCAGGGTCGGATGCCAAAGACAATTTGCTCCTCGGGAGGCTCGGGTTCAAGCGCATTGCCCTTCTGGTCAAACCTTAAGAGGACCTCGCAGCGCGGGAAGATAAACCCCTTTGCCGGTTCCCGGGTGTTTACCTCTTCAAGATGGACTTCCGCCGTATTTTTGACTTTCCCCCAGGTGGCACCGGTCTTGTCCTTTACCGGTGCATACAAATTGGTTTCCTTTGCCAGGCGGTCAAGGAGCTGACTGAGTTCCTGCCGCGTGAGGAGGTACTTCTTCATTTGATAAACTCCTGCGGGTCAGCGGGGTTGAACTGTGTCAAGGCGGGCGGCTTGTTGATGTCAACACCGGCAACTGAATCAAACCGCTCCCTGACGATTCTTGCCACCCGGCGGTTGAGCCGCATCAGGTCAATTCCCATCGGACAGGCACGATGGCAGGCACCGCACTCCACGCACCTGCCCGCCATATGCAAGGCGCGGATGATGTGAAACGCCATATTGTCAGAAAGGTTGTGGGTCCTGCCCACCAGTTGCGGCATTGAGGCGTCAACAAAACACACCGGGCA
The window above is part of the candidate division WOR-3 bacterium genome. Proteins encoded here:
- a CDS encoding 4Fe-4S dicluster domain-containing protein, which gives rise to MKKYLLTRQELSQLLDRLAKETNLYAPVKDKTGATWGKVKNTAEVHLEEVNTREPAKGFIFPRCEVLLRFDQKGNALEPEPPEEQIVFGIRPCDARAIAFLEKFYTIEGKTDPYVKARREKTTFIGLACNRTAPTCFCLALGGSPHDATGMDLLLTDLGDLFLAEPLTAKGEKLIAGYPEAKNEHLTAGAKLRKKAEAEIPLRIDTAKLQEVLPKAFASKIWETLALNCVNCGACTFLCPTCHCFDVTDETVRGSTVRCRVWDSCQFTLYSRHASGHNPRLDPRARYRNRVMDKFYYTVEQAGVISCVGCGRCIIACPANIDIRTTVERLLKEFPEE